The Insulibacter thermoxylanivorax region GTCATTGACTATATCATAACCCGCATCATGCACATGGCAGGTATCGAAACATACGGAGAGGCGGTGGTTGTCCTCCACCTTGTCGATCACCGCCGCGATCTCTTCGAATCTGCGGCCGATCTCCGTTCCCTTGCCTGCCATCGTCTCCAGGGCGATCTTCACATCCGTATCCTTCGTTCCCTTAAGGACTTCATTTAAGCCTTCAGCGATGCGGTTAATTCCATATTCCACGTCCTTATCGGTATATGCACCAGGATGCAGGACGATATTCTCCACACCAAGATAAGCTGTGCGGTGAATCTCCGACTGCAGGAAATCCACAGCTAAACCGAACGTATTCGTCTTATAGGATCCCAGGTTGATAATGTACGGCGCATGCACCACGATCTCATCGATGCCGTGCTGGGCCATCAATTCTTTGCCCTCGGGCACGTATTGTTTCTCGATTGGCTTGCGCACCGTATTCTGCGGCGCTCCCGTATAGATCATAAATGTGCTCGATCCATAGCTGATCGCTTCATTCGCGGCATTTAACAGACCCTTATCGGAAAAGGATACATGTGAACCGATTCTCACCATGGCTGCTGATCTCTCCTTATAACTTGCTGGCGAGCAAGCTTGGTATCTATCGTACATGCTGTACTTACCGATGTTTACGCAGCTGACCCGGGCCCGATCAGGCAAAGAGTCAACCGAAGACAAGCTAACTGTTCACTATTGTACCTTGGATAATGAAATAATTCCAGAAATGCGGTATAATTCTCTTGTCTGCCATCCAAAATGTCACAACTTCGCCGCATCACAGCGCATTTCGCGCGAACATGCGTGCAATAGATCATGTACAAGCTTCGTGCGCAGGATGATGCGTTAGCTTGCATGCACATTGTTCATCTTAATCGCTGAGGTGAGATCCATTGTTTAACTTCTGGCTGATCCTCCTATGGTCCATCCTATTAATAGGAAGCATGTCGATCGGCGGCTACTTTATGTTTCGCAAGTTCCTCAAGTCGCTGCCGAAGGCAGACGGCCGATCGCAGCTGGACTGGCAGAATCACTACATTGAGGCCAGCCGTCACATGTGGACGGATGAGACGAAGGCTTTCCTTGAGAAGCTTGTCTCGCCGGTGCCGAAGCCGTTCCGCGACGTGGCCAAGCACAGCATCGCCGCTAAGATCGGGCAGATCGCTCTCGAATCCGGTGCACCGCAGGTAACGATGGAGCATTGCCTGGAAGGATATATCTTGGCGACGCCGCGCAGGGATTATAAGAGCTTGGTCGCATTTCTTAAGAAGAACAACATCGATTATACAAAATATAAACACATCCTTGAAGAGGCGAATTAAAACCGCCCTTTATACAACAGCTGATGCCCTGCCGTTCTGGCGTGACATCAGCTGTTTTTGTATTCATGGCCGGCTGAAGATGCGCGGTGCTCCGCCCGTCTTGTTCCGCCGGATCGGCAGGATTCGCTTGCAGCTATGCGATTGCGGCCGAGATTCTTCGCTTGGATCAACGAGAACGGCGCGCCATACCGGGCATCCACGCTGATCTGATACCCATCATCCTGTAGAGATAACGCCGATTGTAGCAGCCCGTTAAGCTGTCGGTCGTCGCCAGCTGCTCCAATTTCTTATTCGCATCGAACAGATCTTGCTGAATCCCCGTCAATTCCTGATTGCGGAGAAACAGATCGCGATTCTTGCTGTTCAGCTCTTCTACCATGCTCCGCCATTCTGTGATATCTTGGAAGGTGATGATCCGTCCGAGGCAGCGCTGACGCTGCTTGATCGGATAGATTCGCATGAGCACATGCTGCAAGGCCGGCTGGTAACAGCTTAATTCCGCTTGAATCGATGCCATCGGCTTATGGGTATAGACCTGTAAGAAATCTTCTACATCCTCCGGATCCATACATTCGATGCAATCGTGAATGGGGAAGGTCTTGCCTACTTTGGCTGATGTAAAACGCCTTGCCGTTTGGTTCATATCAATCACCGTGTAAAGGATTATAAACTTCTTACCCTGCGCGATTTCTTAGGGTCGAGGATCTATAGGAGATGATAGAATCAAAGGTCTGATGAATAATGATTATAGTTCAAAGGTCGCATGTCAAAATACTCTTATCGTCCTAATATTATCATAAAGATGTTAGAGGTGGCACATGATTTCAACCATTCAGAAAAAAACATCCCGCCCCGTAGTCCTTGCGATGGTCATGATCGCCATGTTCATCACCGCCATCGAAGCAACGATCGTCTCTACAGCCATGCCAAGCATCGTCAGCGAACTGGGCGGTTTCGAATCTCTGGCCTGGGTTTTCTCCATCTTCCTGTTGATGCAAGCCGTTACCATTCCCATCTACGGTAAGCTGTCTGATCTTTACGGACGCAAGCCGATCTTCACCATCGGCATGATCATCTTCCTCATCGGCTCGATTCTGTGCGGATTCGCCGGCTCGATGACTGAACTCATCGTCTACCGCCTTATCCAAGGATTGGGCGCAGGGGCGGTACAGCCCTTAACGATGACCATCGTCAGCGATATCTACAGCTTGGAAGAACGCGGGAAGATTCAGGGGTATCTGTCCAGTGTGTGGGCCGTTTCATCCGTTACCGGGCCGGCATTGGGCGGATTTTTCGTGGAATATCTCAGCTGGGTGTGGGTGTTTTGGATCAATGTTCCTTTCGGAATTGTCTCTTTGATCGGGCTTCATCTTTTTTTCCATGAGAATATTGAGAGAAAAGCGCGGCAGATCGATTACAAGGGTTCCGCACTGCTGTTCATCGCCATCGGCTCGCTGATGACCTTCTTCATCGGCAGCGGTACGCTCTGGCGGTGGAATTCCTTATTGACCTATGTTCTGCTGCCGCTGTTCGCCGCCAGCCTCTTCCTCTTCATCAAGGTCGAACAGCAGGCCCGTGAACCGATTATGCCGCTTACGCTGTGGCGGAATCGCACGATCGTCCTCAGCAACAGTGCTGCGCTGACCTCGCACATGGTGCTGATCGGAATCTCGACGTTCCTCCCCACTTATGTACAGGGGGTTATGGGATATTCACCGTCGATCGCCGGCATGACCCTCGGGGCGATGTCGATCGGCTGGCCGCTTGCCTCCAGCATCGGCGGCCGCTATATGCTTCGCATCGGCATGCGCCGCATGACGATCAGCGGTTCGATCTTCATCATCCTCGGCACCGTCTTCTACATCATGATGAGACCGGAATACGGGCCGTTCTATGTCGGTACAGCCTCCTTCGTAACAGGAGTTGGACTTGGACTGCTGTCGACGGCGTCCCTGCTGATCGTCCAAGGCAGTACGGAGTGGCAGATGCGGGGGGCTGCGACGGCCTTGATCATGTTCATGCGCATCTCGGGCTCTACGATCGGTGCTTCGGTGCTGGCAAGCGTGCTGAACAACCGCTATCTGTCTTATATGAAGACAAATGCAGGGCCGCTGGGCAGCGAGATTGAGTTGAACGATGCCAATATCCTGCTCGATCCCGCGCGTCCGCCGATGGATGCCGAATTGGTCGAGCTGCTGCAAAGCGGTCTGACCTACGGCTTGAACGGCGTCTATTGGTCAATCGGCGTATTAGCGATCCTTACGTTTGGGCTGACCTGCTGGCTGCCGCCTCTGGATCCCAGCACCCTCAGCACATCGCGCACCTCCAGCGAGCAGAATTAGCCGGTGCAGGGTGCGCGGTGCACGGGGTACTTGGCATGATGCACGGAGCACGAGGCACGGTACACTGTCTACGATGCACGATGCGCGTTACACGACCAACGATATACGGTGCAGGCTACACGGCTCACGATGCACGATCCATGGCCCACGGCCGCATCTCGATCCCCGGCATTCCTCACTTAACAGACATCATTGCTCACTGTGCACGCCACGCTTCGATCCCTAAGGCCAAGGCTCCGGTCAACCCGGCTAGGCTGCCCAGACCAGGAGGTACGATATAGGCATCGATTTCCTCTAACACTGCCTTTGCTTGAACATAGCCGTTTAAGTTTCGCTTCACTTCCTCGCGGATCAGCGGGAGCAGCTGCTCTTGCTGCATCACGCCGCCCCCAAGAATCACCTTCTTGGGCGATACCGTCAGGATCATGTTCGACACCGCTTGGGCGATATAGAAAGCTTCGATCCGCCATGCTGGATGATCCTTAGGAATCTCAGCGCCTTTCATCTTCCATCTTGCTTCCAGGGCCGGACCTGCAGCCATGCCTTCCAAGCAGTCCCCGTGATAGGGACAATTCCCCGGAAAATCATCCTCAGGATGACGGCGAATCAGCACATGCCCAGCCTCCGGATGAACCAGGCCGTGGATCAGCCTGCCCTCCGCGTAGATGCCGACGCCTACGCCGGTGCCTATGGTGTAGTAGACGCAGCTGTCCAGCCCGCGTGCTGCCCCCCATCGAGCTTCTGCAAAGGCGGCCGCATTCACGTCGGTATCCCATCCGATGGGCACATCGAAGGCGCGCCGCAGCGTTCCGACGAAGTCATAATCTCTCCATCCCTGCTTCGGCGTCGTCGTCACATACCCATACTTGGGATGATTCCGATCCAGTTCAATCGGTCCGAAAGAGGCGATGCCGAATGCTTCCACCTCCTGGTTCTCAAAATATTCGATCACCTTCTCCAGCGTCGGCTCCGGAAGCTCCGTTGGAAACTGGATCTTCTCCTCGATCACCCCTTGTTCATTGCCGATCCCGCAGACGAATTTGGTCCCGCCCGCTTCAATCGCTCCAATTCGCATACTCCTTCTCCTTTCCTCGGCCTATTCCCGTTCCCGATTCTTCTTTATGCATCCTTTTAATATGGATCCTATCATAATTTTTGCAACTGAGACGATGGTTTTTGTCGTTTTACACTGCGATGCCGCTCCCTCTCATGCTGAGTCACAACCGCTTCCGTTATCGCGCAAGTTGAAACGACATTAATTGACGTTTCACACACTGATCCCGCTTTAATGCACACTGAGACGACACATTTTGTTGACTCACATGGCAATTCCACCGCTGACACGCTGAGTCAACACTTTCTGCCGGTCGAACCCCAACAAAAAAGGGACCTCAGTCCAATGACTGAAATCCCTGTATCCTCAATTATGTATGGTGCGGTCGGTGGGATTTGAACCCACACGGGCGTCCGCCCACTACCCCCTCAAGATAGCGTGTCTGCCGTTCCACCACGACCGCATGAAATGACCCGTAGGGGATTCGAACCCCTGTTACCTCCGTGAAAGGGAGGTGTCTTAACCACTTGACCAACGGGCCAGAATATGAACGATTGCGTTCGGTTCTTGTCCTGCCAGCAAGATCTTCTGCAAGAAATGCTCGCAAGCGACAAATGTTATTATACCGGATATCCGCTCTAATGGCAAGTGGGTTTTTGCTGATAGACAGCATGAAATTATTGGTTCTGACATTAGTTCTAACATTGGTTCTGATATTCGCTTTGCCAAGTTCAAAAGCTCGTTCTAACAAGTTCAATCCAATAAGTTCAAACCAAAATCCTATACGGGCACAAAAATAAAATTGGACATGTTCATGTCCAACAATTCAAACTCTCTTATAAGGAGAAAACGGAGAGGGAGGGATTCGAACCCTCGCGGCTGTTACACCCTAGCGCTTTAGCAAAGCGCCCCCTTCGGCCTCTTGGGTACCTCTCCATATGGCTCCCCGAGCAGGACTCGAACCTGCGACAACTCGATTAACAGTCGAGTGCTCTACCGGCTGAGCTATCGGGGAACGACTCTCAATCGAAGTGACAAGAATTAATTTATCACGAATTTCGATCAGAGTCAAGCCTTAAAATGATTAATTTATGATGGCACCTTGCACATACGTATTTTGATGGGTCAAAACGCCGTTTGCGATAAAACTCCGCACCGCATCCCGTGCACATCACCCGCCAGCGGTAAGGCAGTGTTCTTCTGCCTCCCGGCAAAGCACGGCAATACCGGGTTCCGCCTACGCGCGCCAGCAGTTCTTTGAAGTCCGCATCCCTGTGGCGGTAGCCTTTGCCCTCCAGATGAAGGTGATAGTGGCAAAGCTCATGCTTGATGATCTTCTCCGTTTCTTCGATGCCGTAGATTTCATAATGTTTGCGGCTGATGTCGATTTGATGCGTAACAAGGGAATATCTCCCGCCGCAAGCCCTAAGCCGCGGATTAAAGACGGCCTTATGGCGGAACGGCTTACCGAAGAACTCCAGCGAGATGCGTTCCACCCAGGCTTGCAGATCCGCATCGCTCATCGCCGTCGCACTGACCGCTTGCTTCTTCTGCTCGTTCATCATCTGCCTTCCTAACCTTCTTCCCGATCTTCTAGGATCCTATACAGCCTAATTGAAGAAATGTATTCAGCATCCCCTATTCCTCAATCACCGATGCTCCCTACATCTAGTCACAGGTGAGAAGCAAGGCTCATTTCTGAAGTCCCTTAACCTCAACTTCTCTGATGTTCCTTTACGGCAACCCCAACGATTTCATGAGTTAATGATTCTATGCGGCACCTTAGCGCACAAGATCTCTGATCTGTTCTTGAATTTGCAGGACATCCCAGATACACTGTAAATATTGGTCAAAATACTGCCCAAATTCATTGCTCAAATTCTTTGCCCAGATTCATTGCTAAGGTTCGTTACTCAGATTCATTGTTGCTTAGATCCATTGCTCAGATCCAATGATCTAATTCTCGAACACCTAGCTAAGTCCAGGAAACGTAAACGACACAGACCATGTCTTAATACACAGGTATACGATTGATGTAGAAAGGGGAAGACTAATCATGGCTGACTTTAAGATCATCCTGCTGCAAGACGACGCCGATCTCATCTTCGTAGAGATGCCCGCCACACACGCCTATCAATTGACCGCGCTGCTGTTTCGGCTCCACAAGGAGGCAGGCAAGCTGACGGCCAATAACGTGCCTGTCCTGCCCCAAGTTGTCGCAGAATGTGCGCAGGTTGACTTCCTGCAAGACCAGTATAACACAATCAGCGGACTCGATTATATCAATCGATTAGAAGCAGCCTTCGCGGCGATTGACGAGCGCTCATATCCGATCATCTCACTGCTGACGGAGATCCGGGCGCTGCAAGCACAGCTGGAACAGTGGTACGAGGAAGAGATGTAAGCTCAGCAGCTTTCTTGGAACTTTGGAAACTCACATATAAACTCACAGTATGCTCACGATGAAGTTGGACCTGCACCGGGCATCCGCCTGCTCGATATAATAGGATGGATACGAACTTTGACCTGCGATTCCATGGCGAAGATGCTCTGAAGATGTTGTATAGGATGGGCGTAAAACCCTTAATCGTACGCTATCATCGAATACTTTTGATTACAAAGCAACTTGATTGTAAAAACAACTTCAATTTTCCAAAAAACTGCACAATCCCATTTACAAAATATGCAATAGTTCATATCCATATAGGACAACAGCAACATATCATGCAGGCAAGGGGAGATCCAATTATATACCCACAGGAGGTTATAGCGATGCCTCAATGGTTGTGCAACCAACTTCAACGGGCTTTTATAATGAAGGACCTGAGGCAGATCCGTGTGCTGAATGAGTGTTGGTTTTTTTACCGTACAGGTTCAGATCATACCAACAGTACCACCAGCCCTCATCTTTCACTTGATGAGCGGGTGTAAATCTTGCCGCCGCAAAACAAAGCACTCCTTCCCGTCATGCCCTCGCAAGATCGGGAACGGAGTGCTTTATTCCTTTTATCTCCTTCGTGAGTCTAACGATGCCTCTCCCTTTTCGCCGAACATCCGCAGAGCATCCAGCCGAGCATCATAGATTGCGCATCGTAAGGCTTACTCTGCCCCGTTTCAGATCCGTCTGCAGCACCCGCACGGTGACGATATCACCGACGGAGACAACGTCCATCGGATGTTTGACGTATCGGTCGCTGAGCTGCGAGATATGCACTAAACCGTCATTCTCCAGGCCGATATCGACGAAGGCGCCGAAGTCCGTCACGTTCCGCACCGTCCCCTTAAGTTCCATGCCCGGAGCAAGGTCCTCGATCTTCAGCACATCCGTCGAGAAGATCGGCGGCGGCAGCTCTTCCCGCGGGTCACGGCCCGGCCGCTGCAAGCTTTCGAGGATATCGCGCAGCGTCGGCAGACCGACATCCAGCTTCGGAGCAAGTTCCTCAGGCCGGACCTCCCGCAGCCGTGCGTTGAGCTCCTCCGTACCCAGCTGCTCGAGCGAGATCTGCAGCTGTTCGAAGAGCTTATCCACGATGGAGTAAGATTCCGGGTGGATCGGCGTATTGTCCAGCGGATTGTCGCCGTCCCGGATGCGCAGGAAACCGACGCATTGTTCGAAGGTTTTCGCACCGAGCCGCGGCACTTTGAGGAGTTGCTGGCGGTTCGTGAAGCGGCCGTTTTCCTCGCGGTATTTGACGATGTTCTTGGCGATCTTCCCATTGATGCCGGATACATAGGAAAGCAGCGACGGAGAAGCCGTGTTGAGGTCGACGCCAACATGGTTCACCACAGATTCGACGACGAACTTCAGGCTCTCCTCAAGCCGCTTCTGCTGAACATCGTGTTGATACTGGCCAACTCCGATCGATTTCGGATCGATCTTCACCAGCTCCGCCAGCGGATCCTGCAGCCTGCGTGCGATCGACACGGCGCTCCGCTCTGCCACATCGAAGTCCGGGAATTCCTCTGCCGCCAGTTTGGACGCAGAGTACACACTGGCACCGGCTTCGCTGACGATGATATACTTCAGCTTCGGATTGCCCAGCTTCTTGATCAACCCGGCGATGAAGCTCTCCGTCTCGCGCGAGGCCGTCCCGTTGCCGATGGCAATTGTCTCCACGCCGTACTTCTCGATCATCGCGCCTATGGTCTGCTCCGCTTCGGCCGTCTTGTTATGCGGCGGCGTTGGATAGACGACGCCCTTGTCGAGCACCTTGCCGGTATCATCGACAACCGCGAGCTTGCATCCCGTGCGGTAAGCCGGATCCACTCCAAGCACCACATGGCCCTTCACCGGAGGCTGGAGCAATAGATTGCGCAGGTTATCTGCGAATACTTTAATCGCATGTTCTTCCGCTCGTTCCGTTAATTCCCCGCGCACTTCCCGTTCAATCGACGGCGCGATCAGCCGCTTATAGGCATCCTCGATGACCGCCAGCAGGATCTCCCTTACGGCTGATGTCTGCTGCAACGTGCGCTGTACAATCTGATCGAGGATCCGTTCTTCCTCCACCGCCAGCCGCACCTTCAGTACATCCTCCCGCTCACCGCGGTTGATGGCGAGGATGCGGTGAGGAGGCAATCTCTTCACCGGTTCCTGATAGGCATAATACATCTCATAGACGGATTCCATCTCGGGATCCTTCGCTTCCGTTACGATCATCCCATGGTTATAAGTGTGCTGACGAACCCAAGCGCGAATCGCTGCATCATCGGCGATTCGCTCTGCAAGGATGTCCATCGCGCCCTGCAGCGCCTCCTCGGCACTGGCGACACCTTTCTCCTCGTCTATGTACTTGGCTGCCTCCGCAAGCGGATCACCGGCTGGCGGCTGGCTCATCAGCCACTCAGCGAGCGGCTCCAATCCTTTCTCCTTCGCGACGCTCGCCCTCGTCTTGCGCTTCTGACGATAAGGGCGGTACAGATCCTCGACCTCTTGCAGCTTCGCCGCTGCGGTGATCGCCAGCCTGAGTTCTTCGGTTAGTTTCCCCTGTTCGAAGATCAGGCGCAGCACTTCCGTCTTGCGCGTTTCCAGATTGCGCAGGTACTGCAAGCGTTCTTCAATCGACCGGATGGCATGCTCATCCAGCTCACCAGTCATCTCCTTGCGATACCTGGCGATGAACGGAATCGTATTGCCCTCATCGAGCAAGCCCACGGTTGTGCGCACTTGTTTCGCGCTGAGCTTTAGTTCGCCGGCGAGCATCTTCAGGATTCGTTCTTGCACCTCGTCCGGTGATGGTTCCACCCACTCTGTTATGATCTCAGACATGCATGAGTTCTCCTTTTTCCATAGTCCATCTTTTTGTTTCCGTTTGCCTCTCCACGGCCCATAGACCGTAAGACCTGACTTATTATACCACTTGTCCTTCACAGCGCACAATTTGCTCCATGCAGATCCAGATAATCAAAAAGGAGGCTCCCGCCTCCTCTTCCTCATCCTTCATATGTAAATATGCGCAATCGTTTGTGCTAGAAATCAATCAAACCAAGACTGATCTGCAACGAATCGTTCACCTTGCGCATCATCGCCTCATCTAAATGAGTAATCTTATCCGTGAGTCTCGTCTTATCAATCGTACGAATCTGCTCCAACAGAATGACCGAATCCCGGTCAAATCCGTGCTCCTCCGCATTAATCTCAACATGGGTTGGGAGCTTCGCCTTCTGGATCTGCGCTGTGATCGCTGCGACGATCACCGTCGGACTGAACCGGTTGCCGATATCATTCTGAATGACGAGTACCGGCCGCACGCCGCCTTGTTCCGAGCCGACGACCGGTGAAAGATCAGCGAAGAATACATCTCCTCTTTTGACGATCAATCGCATCACACCCCGCTTACTAAGCGGTTCAGAATCGTACCCGCATCTTCTTCCGCCTGGAACGCCTCCGATGCCATGCTCAGATTAATCTTGGCCATTTCCATGTATCCACGCTGCATGGATTCGCGCAGATTGCGCTTCTTCCGCTCGACTAGATAAAGCTTCATAGCCTGACGAATTAACTCGCTGCGATTCACTTTCTCTTCCTGTACGATTCCATCCACTTCCTCCAG contains the following coding sequences:
- a CDS encoding deoxyribonuclease IV, with the translated sequence MVRIGSHVSFSDKGLLNAANEAISYGSSTFMIYTGAPQNTVRKPIEKQYVPEGKELMAQHGIDEIVVHAPYIINLGSYKTNTFGLAVDFLQSEIHRTAYLGVENIVLHPGAYTDKDVEYGINRIAEGLNEVLKGTKDTDVKIALETMAGKGTEIGRRFEEIAAVIDKVEDNHRLSVCFDTCHVHDAGYDIVNDLDGVLEEFDRIIGLDRISVVHLNDSKNPRGAAKDRHAPVGSGWIGFEAIQRVVHHEKLSHLPMILETPWIGKDTKKQRPMYEVEIALLSGKVEARFGGEFLEHVEKLDHFFKQQDIHYREYVLSTWDMLKSDAKARKADGREPMERLYDLVVEAKLLPDDLTEEQINHRLTAWLSGYKLSKTA
- a CDS encoding DUF2621 family protein, with the protein product MFNFWLILLWSILLIGSMSIGGYFMFRKFLKSLPKADGRSQLDWQNHYIEASRHMWTDETKAFLEKLVSPVPKPFRDVAKHSIAAKIGQIALESGAPQVTMEHCLEGYILATPRRDYKSLVAFLKKNNIDYTKYKHILEEAN
- a CDS encoding MDR family MFS transporter — encoded protein: MISTIQKKTSRPVVLAMVMIAMFITAIEATIVSTAMPSIVSELGGFESLAWVFSIFLLMQAVTIPIYGKLSDLYGRKPIFTIGMIIFLIGSILCGFAGSMTELIVYRLIQGLGAGAVQPLTMTIVSDIYSLEERGKIQGYLSSVWAVSSVTGPALGGFFVEYLSWVWVFWINVPFGIVSLIGLHLFFHENIERKARQIDYKGSALLFIAIGSLMTFFIGSGTLWRWNSLLTYVLLPLFAASLFLFIKVEQQAREPIMPLTLWRNRTIVLSNSAALTSHMVLIGISTFLPTYVQGVMGYSPSIAGMTLGAMSIGWPLASSIGGRYMLRIGMRRMTISGSIFIILGTVFYIMMRPEYGPFYVGTASFVTGVGLGLLSTASLLIVQGSTEWQMRGAATALIMFMRISGSTIGASVLASVLNNRYLSYMKTNAGPLGSEIELNDANILLDPARPPMDAELVELLQSGLTYGLNGVYWSIGVLAILTFGLTCWLPPLDPSTLSTSRTSSEQN
- a CDS encoding ROK family protein, encoding MRIGAIEAGGTKFVCGIGNEQGVIEEKIQFPTELPEPTLEKVIEYFENQEVEAFGIASFGPIELDRNHPKYGYVTTTPKQGWRDYDFVGTLRRAFDVPIGWDTDVNAAAFAEARWGAARGLDSCVYYTIGTGVGVGIYAEGRLIHGLVHPEAGHVLIRRHPEDDFPGNCPYHGDCLEGMAAGPALEARWKMKGAEIPKDHPAWRIEAFYIAQAVSNMILTVSPKKVILGGGVMQQEQLLPLIREEVKRNLNGYVQAKAVLEEIDAYIVPPGLGSLAGLTGALALGIEAWRAQ
- a CDS encoding SprT family protein produces the protein MSDADLQAWVERISLEFFGKPFRHKAVFNPRLRACGGRYSLVTHQIDISRKHYEIYGIEETEKIIKHELCHYHLHLEGKGYRHRDADFKELLARVGGTRYCRALPGGRRTLPYRWRVMCTGCGAEFYRKRRFDPSKYVCARCHHKLIILRLDSDRNS
- a CDS encoding hydrolase/acyltransferase; its protein translation is MADFKIILLQDDADLIFVEMPATHAYQLTALLFRLHKEAGKLTANNVPVLPQVVAECAQVDFLQDQYNTISGLDYINRLEAAFAAIDERSYPIISLLTEIRALQAQLEQWYEEEM
- the cmpA gene encoding cortex morphogenetic protein CmpA, producing MPQWLCNQLQRAFIMKDLRQIRVLNECWFFYRTGSDHTNSTTSPHLSLDERV
- a CDS encoding Tex family protein; protein product: MSEIITEWVEPSPDEVQERILKMLAGELKLSAKQVRTTVGLLDEGNTIPFIARYRKEMTGELDEHAIRSIEERLQYLRNLETRKTEVLRLIFEQGKLTEELRLAITAAAKLQEVEDLYRPYRQKRKTRASVAKEKGLEPLAEWLMSQPPAGDPLAEAAKYIDEEKGVASAEEALQGAMDILAERIADDAAIRAWVRQHTYNHGMIVTEAKDPEMESVYEMYYAYQEPVKRLPPHRILAINRGEREDVLKVRLAVEEERILDQIVQRTLQQTSAVREILLAVIEDAYKRLIAPSIEREVRGELTERAEEHAIKVFADNLRNLLLQPPVKGHVVLGVDPAYRTGCKLAVVDDTGKVLDKGVVYPTPPHNKTAEAEQTIGAMIEKYGVETIAIGNGTASRETESFIAGLIKKLGNPKLKYIIVSEAGASVYSASKLAAEEFPDFDVAERSAVSIARRLQDPLAELVKIDPKSIGVGQYQHDVQQKRLEESLKFVVESVVNHVGVDLNTASPSLLSYVSGINGKIAKNIVKYREENGRFTNRQQLLKVPRLGAKTFEQCVGFLRIRDGDNPLDNTPIHPESYSIVDKLFEQLQISLEQLGTEELNARLREVRPEELAPKLDVGLPTLRDILESLQRPGRDPREELPPPIFSTDVLKIEDLAPGMELKGTVRNVTDFGAFVDIGLENDGLVHISQLSDRYVKHPMDVVSVGDIVTVRVLQTDLKRGRVSLTMRNL
- a CDS encoding type II toxin-antitoxin system PemK/MazF family toxin, with the protein product MIVKRGDVFFADLSPVVGSEQGGVRPVLVIQNDIGNRFSPTVIVAAITAQIQKAKLPTHVEINAEEHGFDRDSVILLEQIRTIDKTRLTDKITHLDEAMMRKVNDSLQISLGLIDF
- a CDS encoding CopG family ribbon-helix-helix protein — its product is MANLHNTKRIMISLPEYLLEEVDGIVQEEKVNRSELIRQAMKLYLVERKKRNLRESMQRGYMEMAKINLSMASEAFQAEEDAGTILNRLVSGV